The following are from one region of the Magallana gigas chromosome 4, xbMagGiga1.1, whole genome shotgun sequence genome:
- the LOC105324934 gene encoding protein rolling stone — MAKEENVGCSNNCQQQWKLSSFGLNHHQPRDFVTFQRGHPTVFIVWATTWALFHVTVLGLQPYFFREVLPNWIWFIFLTNWSYTVLAIYCITESVVAIYVNVRRKDIINGDSDASPWYLKLQWVLYYLSTTSAIVVTLLSIVTTDKEIGANNILKHFINSTFVLVNLLLTRKPYRILHFYIPFAYSVVFILFSLVYQIGFNQNAIYSALDWNSVPNVFMYALGIPLIFIPLLTVLLHTVTFIRDMIWRQCEDKSRQNSTQSC; from the exons ATGGCGAAGGAAGAAAATGTCGGGTGTTCTAATAACTGCCAACAACAATGGAAACTGAGTAGTTTCGGACTAAATCACCACCAGCCAAGGGATTTTGTGACTTTTCAG AGGGGACATCCTACTGTTTTTATTGTCTGGGCTACAACATGGGCCCTATTCCACGTCACTGTCCTCGGTCTCCAGCCCTACTTCTTTCGAGAGGTTCTGCCCAACTGGATTTGGTTCATCTTTTTGACCAACTGGAGTTATACCGTGTTAGCCATCTATTGTATAACAGAATCTGTCGTCGCCATATATGTTAACGTGCGTCGTAAAGACATTATAAATGGAG ACTCCGATGCGTCGCCATGGTACCTGAAGCTGCAATGGGTTCTGTACTACCTCTCAACCACCTCCGCCATTGTCGTGACATTGCTTTCTATTGTAACTACCGATAAAG agaTTGGTGCAAACAACATTTTGAAGCACTTCATTAACAGTACTTTTGTATTGGTGAACCTTCTGTTGACCCGGAAACCATATCGTATTCTTCATTTCTACATACCTTTCGCCTATTCGGTCGTTTTCATTTTGTTCAGTCTTGTCTACCAGATAGGCTTCAACCAAAATGCTATATATTCAGCTTTGGACTGGAATAGTGTTCCGAACGTCTTCATGTATGCTCTCGGAATCCCTCTCATATTTATACCGCTATTAACTGTTTTGTTACATACGGTAACATTTATAAGAGACATGATCTGGAGACAATGTGAAGACAAAAGCAGACAAAATTCAACGCAGAGTtgttaa